The following proteins are encoded in a genomic region of Flammeovirga pectinis:
- a CDS encoding iron-containing alcohol dehydrogenase, whose product MLDIHATYTYNFPTTIRFGIGVIKELGPYLKEHNLSRPLLVTDELVFGLPFFKTIIADLEKVGISPAVFYDMHKNPLKSDVLKGGDAYHGHECDSIVGIGGGVAMDVARSIVLRVNHTRDLFDYDDLIGGDKYVTEEVPHFITVPTTSGTGSEVGRSAIISDDETRQKKILFSPKLLAKIVFADPMLTLDLPSFVTAATGMDALTHNMEAFLSKGFNPMCDGIAISGMRLIGTSIVQATKEPNMFSRSKMMIGSLMGAVAFQKGLGIVHSLAHPLSSLLDTHHGLANAICLPHGLKYNYQGFEDKYNFMAYSMNLGTNQGKILVDHIEILNQQLGLPDSLSQIGVKEEHIKPLAALAVKDFCLPSNPKIVTEEEFEQIYRNAL is encoded by the coding sequence ATGTTAGACATTCACGCTACCTACACCTATAATTTTCCTACAACGATACGTTTTGGTATTGGAGTAATCAAAGAATTAGGGCCATACCTTAAAGAACATAATTTATCTAGGCCTTTGCTTGTTACAGATGAACTTGTGTTTGGATTGCCTTTCTTTAAAACTATTATTGCCGATTTAGAGAAGGTAGGGATATCGCCTGCAGTCTTTTATGATATGCATAAAAATCCTCTTAAATCTGATGTTTTAAAAGGGGGAGATGCCTACCATGGGCATGAATGTGACTCTATTGTTGGAATTGGTGGAGGAGTAGCAATGGATGTTGCTAGATCGATTGTTTTGCGCGTAAATCATACAAGAGACCTTTTTGATTATGATGATTTAATTGGTGGAGATAAATATGTAACAGAAGAAGTCCCTCATTTTATAACTGTACCAACCACTTCTGGTACAGGGAGTGAAGTAGGTAGAAGTGCTATTATTTCAGATGATGAAACAAGGCAAAAGAAAATATTATTTTCACCTAAATTGTTGGCTAAAATTGTGTTTGCAGACCCAATGTTAACACTTGATTTACCTTCTTTTGTTACTGCGGCAACAGGCATGGACGCATTAACGCATAACATGGAAGCCTTTTTATCAAAAGGTTTTAACCCCATGTGTGATGGTATTGCAATATCTGGAATGAGGTTAATTGGTACTTCAATTGTGCAAGCCACAAAAGAACCAAATATGTTTTCTCGTTCAAAGATGATGATTGGCTCCTTAATGGGAGCTGTGGCTTTTCAGAAAGGCTTGGGTATTGTTCATAGTTTGGCACACCCATTATCTTCTCTTTTAGATACTCACCATGGCTTAGCAAACGCTATTTGTTTACCACATGGTTTAAAATATAATTATCAAGGGTTTGAAGATAAGTACAATTTTATGGCATATTCAATGAACCTTGGTACGAACCAAGGGAAGATTTTAGTAGATCATATTGAAATTTTAAATCAGCAATTAGGCTTGCCAGATTCGTTGTCTCAAATCGGAGTTAAGGAAGAACATATAAAACCTCTTGCAGCATTGGCTGTAAAAGATTTTTGTCTACCTAGTAATCCTAAAATAGTGACCGAAGAGGAGTTTGAACAAATCTACAGAAACGCATTATAA
- a CDS encoding gamma-glutamyl-gamma-aminobutyrate hydrolase family protein, which translates to MIKIGITPSFMYPDSSRTVYGPKSLTYVENDMMTYIARKGVLPVLLPDIEKPLLADILNEMQGFILQGGVDLAPESYGEKPIGEWKGDKYRDDYELEIIDYAIKNDKPIFGICRGFQLMNVYFGGTLYQDTVTQKEGVNNHRSAKLYDTIKHPLVIKEPSFLASLYPNNSNPYVNTIHHQAVKDLGKDLEVWATSDDGLVEAFGYKGKSEGKVMAVQWHPEFSRTLGTQILDPNPLYDIFLSHIK; encoded by the coding sequence ATGATAAAAATTGGAATTACTCCAAGCTTCATGTATCCCGATAGTAGTAGAACGGTTTATGGTCCGAAATCGTTGACTTATGTGGAAAACGATATGATGACTTATATTGCTAGAAAAGGAGTGTTGCCTGTTCTTCTTCCTGATATTGAGAAACCATTGTTAGCTGATATTCTTAATGAAATGCAAGGTTTTATTCTACAAGGAGGTGTTGATTTAGCACCAGAATCTTACGGAGAGAAACCTATAGGAGAATGGAAAGGAGATAAATATAGAGACGATTATGAACTAGAAATAATTGATTATGCCATTAAAAATGATAAACCAATATTTGGAATATGTAGGGGCTTTCAGTTGATGAACGTTTACTTTGGAGGGACATTATATCAAGATACGGTTACACAAAAAGAGGGTGTAAATAACCATCGTTCTGCAAAGTTATATGATACAATAAAGCATCCACTAGTTATTAAAGAACCTTCTTTTTTAGCTTCATTGTATCCAAATAATTCCAATCCATATGTAAATACAATTCATCATCAGGCTGTAAAAGACCTAGGAAAAGATTTAGAAGTTTGGGCAACATCAGACGATGGGCTTGTAGAAGCATTTGGTTACAAAGGTAAATCAGAAGGAAAGGTAATGGCTGTGCAGTGGCACCCAGAATTTTCAAGAACTTTAGGTACGCAAATTTTAGATCCAAACCCACTTTACGATATTTTCTTATCACACATAAAATAA
- a CDS encoding aldehyde dehydrogenase family protein, with product MDIINPANDSIITSIKEDSIEVLSDKIDHLRFGQKEWAKQTVAHRLKCIVRFGELVLENVNELATILSEETGKPIQQSINEIKGAQNRIEHLKLNAEKWLAEEVIEGLETTYEKITYEPLGVICNISAWNFPYNVGYNVFLYALVAGNAVAYKPSEFATLTGLQFQKLLYEAGVPENVFHCIIGGAEVGEYLLESDFDGYFFTGSHKTGQYIAKKVAHKLVPVQLELGGKDPLYVMEDVADVKIAAINAAEGAFYNNGQSCCALERIYVHAAIYDEFVKELVKEVNNYKMGDPLNKETFIGPLTRKAQLPILQYQVEDALAKGGVLMTGGTEVNNSGNYFEPTVFKDVNHEMKLMQEESFGPIIGIQKVNNDEQAIDLMKDSDYGLTSAVFSTSKERADHVFDQMNSGTVYWNCCDRVSPNVPWSGRKNSGLGATLSVQGIRAFTLPKAYHWREV from the coding sequence ATGGACATTATTAACCCTGCAAATGATTCAATAATAACCTCAATTAAAGAAGACTCGATAGAAGTACTATCAGATAAAATAGATCACCTTCGTTTTGGTCAAAAAGAATGGGCAAAGCAAACCGTAGCACACAGATTAAAATGCATTGTCCGATTTGGCGAATTGGTTCTTGAAAATGTAAATGAATTAGCTACTATCTTATCTGAAGAAACAGGTAAGCCTATTCAGCAATCAATCAATGAAATAAAAGGGGCTCAGAATAGAATAGAGCATCTAAAACTTAATGCTGAGAAATGGTTAGCAGAAGAAGTTATTGAAGGTTTAGAAACAACTTATGAGAAAATTACATACGAACCTTTAGGTGTGATTTGTAATATATCGGCATGGAATTTCCCCTATAATGTAGGGTACAATGTATTCTTATATGCATTAGTTGCAGGAAATGCAGTAGCTTATAAACCCTCCGAATTTGCTACTTTAACAGGGTTGCAGTTTCAGAAATTACTATATGAGGCTGGTGTTCCAGAAAACGTTTTTCATTGTATTATAGGTGGTGCTGAAGTTGGAGAATATCTATTAGAAAGTGATTTTGATGGCTATTTCTTTACGGGTTCTCATAAAACAGGACAGTACATTGCTAAAAAGGTAGCACATAAATTAGTGCCTGTTCAATTAGAGCTAGGCGGGAAAGACCCTTTGTATGTAATGGAAGATGTTGCAGATGTTAAAATTGCAGCTATCAACGCTGCAGAAGGTGCTTTTTATAATAATGGACAAAGTTGTTGTGCTCTCGAACGGATTTATGTCCACGCTGCTATTTACGATGAGTTTGTAAAAGAACTAGTAAAAGAAGTAAATAATTATAAAATGGGCGATCCTTTAAATAAAGAAACATTTATTGGGCCTTTAACTAGAAAAGCTCAATTACCAATTTTACAATATCAAGTGGAAGATGCTTTAGCCAAAGGTGGAGTTTTAATGACGGGTGGGACTGAGGTGAATAACAGTGGAAATTATTTTGAGCCTACAGTTTTTAAAGATGTCAATCATGAAATGAAGCTGATGCAAGAAGAATCTTTCGGACCGATAATAGGTATTCAAAAAGTGAATAATGACGAACAGGCGATAGATTTGATGAAAGACTCAGATTATGGCTTAACTTCGGCAGTGTTTTCAACAAGTAAAGAGAGAGCAGACCACGTATTTGATCAAATGAACTCAGGTACAGTGTATTGGAACTGCTGTGATAGAGTTAGCCCAAATGTACCTTGGTCTGGTCGTAAAAATTCTGGACTTGGTGCTACATTATCAGTACAAGGAATTAGAGCATTTACGCTCCCTAAAGCGTATCATTGGAGAGAAGTATAA
- a CDS encoding bifunctional alpha/beta hydrolase/OsmC family protein, with product MSFSIINFKNNQGDVLVASLSLPADEKPHAYALFAHCFFSSLEETTVVNSIVRELNQKGIAVFSLDITGFSQQNPGYAASIEDILSASDYMAENLKSPQLLIGHSLAGSAAILLANRIASVDAIVTISAFSKVKSIEKVADVEGDYANVHLLAKEFKVKSSFINQISSPNYADIIHKIKLPLLIFHSPFDAVVDIKNAEKIYKNAFHPKSFISLDDANHFLSTPRNGQYVGNMIGSWAERYVEMELEDPLETQYQTAVRIGTTKYVTEVKAGVHHQIADEPLKDGGKDLGPNPYQFLLAGLGACTAMTLRMYANHKKWNLEEVTVHLNHENEYLKDAENANKRTAKIDNLYRHIQIKGDLTEKQRGRLLEIANKCPVHRTLENNPVIHTDLLD from the coding sequence ATGTCATTTTCAATTATAAATTTTAAGAACAATCAAGGCGATGTTTTAGTAGCCTCATTGTCATTACCCGCAGATGAAAAACCACATGCATATGCATTATTTGCACATTGCTTCTTTTCATCTTTAGAAGAAACTACTGTAGTAAATAGTATTGTAAGAGAGTTAAACCAGAAAGGAATTGCTGTGTTTAGTTTAGATATTACAGGCTTTTCTCAACAAAACCCTGGTTATGCAGCTAGTATAGAAGATATTCTATCTGCTTCTGATTATATGGCTGAAAACCTAAAATCGCCACAATTATTAATAGGACATTCTCTAGCAGGAAGTGCTGCAATTTTATTAGCAAACAGAATTGCTTCTGTAGATGCTATTGTAACTATTAGTGCTTTTTCTAAGGTGAAAAGTATTGAAAAAGTTGCAGATGTAGAAGGAGATTACGCAAATGTTCATCTTTTAGCAAAAGAATTTAAAGTGAAATCTAGTTTTATAAATCAAATATCATCGCCCAATTATGCGGATATTATTCATAAAATTAAATTACCGTTACTGATTTTTCACTCTCCATTTGATGCTGTCGTTGACATTAAAAATGCAGAGAAAATTTATAAAAATGCTTTTCACCCAAAGAGCTTTATTTCTTTAGATGATGCGAATCATTTCTTATCAACACCTAGAAATGGTCAGTATGTAGGAAATATGATCGGTAGCTGGGCAGAAAGATATGTGGAAATGGAATTAGAAGATCCATTAGAAACGCAATACCAGACAGCGGTAAGAATAGGAACTACAAAATATGTTACAGAAGTAAAAGCTGGAGTACATCATCAGATTGCAGATGAACCTTTAAAAGATGGTGGAAAAGATTTAGGTCCTAATCCATATCAATTTTTATTGGCAGGACTTGGTGCTTGTACAGCAATGACGTTGAGAATGTATGCAAACCATAAAAAGTGGAATTTAGAAGAAGTAACTGTTCATTTAAATCATGAAAATGAATATCTAAAGGATGCTGAGAATGCAAACAAGCGTACGGCTAAAATAGATAATTTATACCGTCATATTCAGATTAAAGGTGATTTAACAGAGAAACAAAGAGGACGTTTACTAGAGATAGCAAACAAATGCCCGGTACATAGAACATTAGAAAATAATCCAGTTATTCATACAGATTTACTTGATTAA
- a CDS encoding NAD(P)H-dependent oxidoreductase, whose amino-acid sequence MALLDSLKWRYATKKFDASKKLDEATLNSILEAGNLSASSYGLQPWKLVVVETKALREELFAHSWGQRQVLDASHLIVIAREATLTADHVNTFADNIKEARNLPEEAIADYRGMMLNTVNSLPDEVKDIWNSKQAYIVLGSLLAACADLKVDSTPMEGFVAEKYDEVLGFDKLGLKSTVILPIGYRAEDDGYQHLVKYRKPLSEVVVKL is encoded by the coding sequence ATGGCATTATTAGATTCACTTAAATGGAGATATGCAACAAAGAAATTTGATGCATCAAAAAAGCTAGATGAAGCTACTCTAAATTCAATTTTAGAAGCAGGTAATTTATCAGCATCATCTTATGGTTTACAACCTTGGAAATTAGTTGTTGTAGAAACAAAAGCATTACGTGAGGAGTTATTTGCTCATTCATGGGGACAAAGACAAGTTTTAGATGCATCGCATTTAATCGTAATTGCTCGCGAAGCTACTTTAACAGCAGACCATGTAAATACTTTTGCGGATAACATTAAAGAAGCTAGAAACTTACCAGAAGAAGCTATTGCAGATTATAGAGGAATGATGTTGAATACAGTTAATTCTCTTCCTGATGAAGTAAAAGATATATGGAATTCAAAACAAGCCTACATTGTATTAGGATCTCTTTTAGCTGCTTGTGCAGACTTAAAAGTTGATAGTACACCAATGGAAGGTTTTGTAGCAGAAAAATATGATGAAGTTTTAGGTTTTGATAAACTTGGCTTAAAAAGCACAGTAATCTTACCAATCGGTTATAGAGCAGAAGATGATGGCTACCAACATTTAGTAAAATACCGTAAACCACTAAGCGAAGTAGTTGTAAAACTATAA
- a CDS encoding DUF819 family protein, translating into MLQAFVMILAPLLLTWGAKRFSWIENIGTVILAYGLGIFLGNGSLIIDTNVSKTIVEAAVPLSIGLLLLSSNIKQWIKSAQKTILSFFLCLFAVTIGAIFAFLLFNDVLPSSPYLAGMSIGLYTGGTPNMSAIGLALDVKDEAFILMNTADMIIGGIWMIVLLTVAKKIFGYVLPITDTNSISDDDLKIKALEGPTLKSIGTSIGITLLILGLCVGISLLSFGTMNEIFIILGVTTLSLVASLNSSIRTIKGSFLVGEYFVLLFCIGLGSMSNFESLLDSGTLYIGFVTIVMFTGIFIHLLLCKLFKIDVDTFLITSTACLYGPAFVGPIAKAINNKKAILSGMTAGTLGYAIANYWGIIIGKALSLWIIYL; encoded by the coding sequence ATGCTGCAAGCATTTGTAATGATATTAGCACCTCTACTTCTAACTTGGGGTGCAAAAAGATTTTCATGGATCGAAAACATCGGCACCGTAATCCTAGCTTATGGATTAGGCATTTTTTTAGGAAATGGTTCTCTCATAATAGATACGAATGTTTCTAAAACAATAGTAGAAGCTGCAGTACCGCTTTCAATAGGATTACTTTTATTGTCATCGAATATTAAGCAATGGATTAAAAGTGCACAAAAAACAATCTTATCTTTCTTTCTGTGCTTATTTGCAGTTACAATAGGTGCTATTTTCGCTTTCCTATTATTTAATGATGTACTTCCTAGTTCTCCATATTTGGCAGGCATGTCAATTGGATTATATACAGGAGGAACGCCAAACATGTCTGCAATTGGACTGGCATTAGATGTAAAAGATGAAGCTTTTATTTTAATGAATACAGCCGATATGATTATTGGGGGAATATGGATGATAGTTCTTCTTACAGTTGCTAAAAAGATATTCGGTTACGTATTACCAATTACTGATACAAATTCAATAAGTGACGATGATCTAAAAATAAAAGCATTAGAAGGACCTACATTAAAATCTATAGGAACAAGTATTGGCATTACGCTATTAATACTAGGTCTTTGCGTTGGCATTTCCCTGCTATCATTTGGCACAATGAATGAAATATTTATTATATTAGGTGTAACAACTTTAAGTTTAGTTGCTTCTTTAAACTCTTCTATTAGAACTATAAAAGGTAGTTTTTTAGTGGGAGAATATTTTGTACTCTTATTCTGTATTGGTTTAGGAAGTATGTCTAACTTTGAAAGTTTATTAGATTCAGGAACACTATATATTGGCTTTGTAACGATTGTAATGTTTACTGGTATATTTATTCATTTACTCCTTTGTAAACTATTTAAAATTGATGTAGATACCTTTTTAATAACATCTACAGCCTGTCTTTACGGACCTGCATTTGTAGGCCCAATTGCTAAAGCGATTAATAACAAAAAAGCAATTCTATCAGGAATGACTGCGGGTACATTAGGTTATGCAATTGCAAACTATTGGGGTATTATTATAGGTAAAGCACTTTCACTTTGGATAATTTATTTATAA